One Yimella lutea DNA window includes the following coding sequences:
- a CDS encoding circularly permuted type 2 ATP-grasp protein, with translation MTAQPQANSGVLSRYRELVERSTEEHSGQHAGDSGDHRGICVDEWLSDAGTEQHQQLTDIVESIGIGGLLARKAATARHIKEDGLTYTVAGEDRARPWQLDPLPVVLSDDEWARLERGLTQRAMLLDALLGDLYGERRMISEGVIPAAAVVGHDGFLPAADGIRLPGDRQLVMTSVDLARDASGTWTVLADRNQAPSGAGYAMADRRIVARTMPTLYRNTALARLRGFFDQMSDALLDAAPVAVDQPNIALLSPGPASETAFDQAFLASLLGLPVVQAEDLTMRDGRVWRQTTHKPQRVDVLVRRVDAAWSDPLDLRGDSRLGVTGLTEAARRGMISVVNPLGSGVLENPALVPFLPAAAKRLLGEDLLLPDARTWWFGDREQRAEAMDRLDELVIKPISRGEADPATHGRELSSSELDYLRVQIEAEPWKWAAQEQVAMSTAPVIAAEGLEPRRLVLRTFGVGANDGYRFLPGGLGRVAANSTSWNVSNSHGGIAKDVWVLAPTEFEVAMAERGRHRDTLKLTVEPDSMSLAPRVADDLFWIGRYAERAESTARLATVVDDLVADHHGRSGSPGQVAMREMVQALSQVTGVAAPQGDSHPSEFLRTIVFAENTPGTIAYTVSNLSRAAYAVRELLSPDTWLILSRLQSAINRPVDDDEPLPGVLAQVLECLVGLAGLASENTVRDEVWAFMDLGRRVERSLQVSTLLRVAIGTERSPVADGQITEATLRACDSVITYRRRLASGTGPASPVAGMLQLLLRDPINPRSLEFQFKRITGITQVIEDEGVRVAVDALTKRLEAVSPEDLGMNERSRLVDFSVELTSLLRDLSDQVSHRYFVRPEPPRRVNTIHEVGVRQ, from the coding sequence ATGACGGCGCAACCCCAGGCCAATTCCGGTGTGCTGAGCCGGTATCGAGAACTGGTCGAACGCAGCACGGAGGAGCACTCCGGGCAGCATGCCGGCGACTCTGGCGATCACCGCGGCATCTGCGTCGACGAGTGGCTCAGCGATGCCGGCACCGAACAGCACCAGCAGTTGACCGACATCGTCGAGTCGATCGGCATCGGTGGCCTGCTGGCGCGCAAGGCGGCGACTGCCCGGCACATCAAGGAGGACGGCCTCACCTACACCGTCGCCGGTGAGGACCGGGCCCGTCCCTGGCAACTCGACCCGTTGCCGGTGGTGCTGTCGGACGACGAATGGGCGCGACTCGAGCGCGGCCTCACCCAACGGGCGATGCTGCTGGACGCCCTGCTCGGCGACCTCTATGGCGAGCGTCGCATGATCAGCGAGGGTGTCATCCCGGCGGCTGCCGTCGTGGGGCACGACGGATTCCTGCCGGCGGCCGACGGCATCCGGTTGCCGGGCGATCGCCAACTGGTGATGACCAGCGTGGACCTGGCCCGCGATGCGTCCGGCACCTGGACGGTGCTTGCCGACCGTAACCAGGCGCCGTCCGGAGCTGGTTACGCGATGGCTGACCGACGCATCGTGGCTCGGACGATGCCGACGCTGTACCGCAACACCGCCCTCGCTCGACTGCGCGGCTTCTTCGACCAGATGAGCGACGCGTTGCTCGACGCAGCCCCGGTCGCAGTCGATCAGCCGAACATCGCGCTGCTGTCACCCGGACCGGCGAGTGAGACCGCTTTCGACCAGGCCTTCCTCGCGAGCCTGCTGGGTCTGCCGGTCGTGCAGGCCGAAGACCTCACCATGCGCGACGGACGGGTCTGGCGACAGACGACTCACAAGCCGCAGCGTGTCGACGTGTTGGTTCGTCGCGTGGACGCCGCATGGTCGGATCCGCTTGATCTGCGGGGTGATTCGCGTCTGGGCGTCACCGGGCTCACCGAGGCCGCGCGCCGGGGGATGATCAGCGTGGTGAACCCGCTCGGTAGCGGTGTGCTGGAGAACCCGGCGCTCGTGCCGTTCCTGCCGGCGGCCGCGAAGCGACTGCTCGGCGAGGACCTGTTGCTTCCGGACGCCCGCACCTGGTGGTTCGGTGACCGCGAGCAGCGTGCCGAGGCGATGGACCGTCTCGATGAGCTCGTCATCAAACCGATCAGTCGCGGAGAAGCAGACCCGGCGACGCACGGTCGGGAACTGTCGTCGAGTGAACTGGACTACCTCAGAGTTCAGATCGAGGCCGAGCCGTGGAAGTGGGCGGCACAGGAGCAGGTCGCGATGTCGACCGCTCCGGTGATCGCGGCCGAAGGTCTCGAACCGCGGCGCCTGGTCTTGCGCACCTTCGGGGTCGGGGCGAACGACGGATACCGCTTCCTGCCGGGCGGTTTGGGTCGCGTCGCGGCGAACAGCACGAGCTGGAACGTGTCCAACTCCCACGGCGGCATCGCCAAGGACGTCTGGGTGCTGGCTCCGACCGAGTTCGAGGTAGCGATGGCCGAGCGCGGACGTCACCGCGACACCCTCAAGCTCACCGTCGAACCCGACTCGATGTCTCTGGCCCCACGCGTTGCCGACGACCTTTTCTGGATCGGACGCTACGCCGAGCGCGCGGAGTCGACCGCCCGTCTGGCGACGGTGGTCGATGACCTCGTCGCCGATCACCACGGCCGGTCCGGTTCACCCGGGCAGGTCGCCATGCGAGAAATGGTGCAGGCGCTCAGCCAGGTCACCGGAGTGGCTGCGCCACAAGGCGATTCGCACCCTTCCGAGTTCCTCCGGACGATCGTCTTCGCCGAGAACACTCCCGGCACCATCGCGTACACGGTCAGTAACCTGTCGCGTGCCGCGTACGCCGTCCGTGAACTCCTTTCGCCCGACACGTGGCTGATCCTGAGCCGATTGCAGAGTGCGATCAATCGTCCGGTCGACGACGACGAGCCACTGCCGGGTGTCCTCGCGCAGGTGCTCGAGTGCCTCGTCGGGCTTGCCGGCCTCGCGTCGGAGAACACGGTGCGCGACGAGGTATGGGCCTTCATGGACCTGGGACGAAGGGTCGAGCGCTCCTTGCAGGTGTCGACGTTGTTGCGGGTGGCGATCGGTACCGAACGCTCGCCCGTGGCGGACGGCCAGATCACCGAGGCGACGCTGCGGGCCTGCGACAGCGTGATCACGTACCGCCGGCGCCTCGCGTCCGGCACCGGTCCGGCGTCCCCGGTGGCAGGCATGCTGCAGTTGCTGCTGCGTGACCCGATCAACCCCAGGTCGCTCGAGTTCCAGTTCAAGCGCATCACCGGCATCACCCAGGTCATCGAGGACGAAGGCGTGCGGGTAGCCGTCGATGCGCTCACGAAGCGGCTCGAAGCGGTCTCGCCGGAGGACCTCGGCATGAACGAGCGGTCCCGGCTCGTGGATTTCTCCGTCGAGCTGACCTCGTTGCTGCGTGACCTGAGCGACCAGGTCTCACACCGCTACTTCGTGCGGCCGGAGCCGCCCCGTCGCGTCAACACCATCCACGAGGTCGGAGTGCGCCAGTGA
- a CDS encoding DUF2126 domain-containing protein: MTIRVALHHRTTYTFDEPVTVHPHVVRLRPAPHSRTPITAYSLTVSPSNHFINWQQDPFGNYLARLVFPERVDKLEVTVDLVADMTVINPFDFFVEEYAEHYPFTYPDDLRADLDPYLRVVDDADEGSGLSEQTQSWIDQAIADAQPGDQNPGIVNFLVAMNQAVNRAVSYSVRMEHGVQSPRETLDRGIGSCRDSAWLLIVALRRAGLAARFVSGYLVQLTADQEALDGPSGPKEDFTDLHAWAEVFVPGAGWIGMDATSGLFAGEGHIPLCATPHPSAAAPISGATAPVNVEFDFANTVTRVFEDPRVTKPYTDDQWSKVRALGEHVDELMQAGDVRLTMGGEPTFVSADDTSTPQWETAADGPEKRKLAVELADKLRKRYGKGGITHHGQGKWYPGEPLPRWQIGLIWRTDGTPMWQEQSLLDDPWGDAVVPGDDHERAMVVRDFTQHLAARLGLPDEVVRPGYEDPITDWHNEIRQPSGDRPGDDVGALDPDRRSKLESKQIAPELPTGWVLPVFPAPDGDGWGTAVWQTRREHLYLTPGTSPMGLRLPLGSIAWAEAPYVPDASPFAASGTLPDPGSLGTEVPSAQVHDIEEAPRTALTVEAREGHLFVFLPPLSELDDALRMLEAIEQAAKATGTPVVLEGYAPPSGGGRLTSLTVTPDPGVIEVNVQPTSSWAELETLTTTLFDDARSVRLATEKFDIDGTHTGTGGGNHITLGGSTPAESPLLRRPDLLRSLITYWQHHPALSYVFSGRFIGPTSQSPRVDEGRHETLYELEIAFHELDRATKESHGEPRPWITDRLLRHLLTDITGNTHRSEFCVDKLYSPDTDRGRLGILELRGFEMPPHAQMSLVQALLVRTLVARFWDQPYSGSLIRWGSRLHDRFLLPAFAAADLRDVVCDINRYLGPEHQFDPSWLDPFLEFRFPRLGETDIAGVHLELRQAVEPWHVLGEEVTQGGTSRYVDSSVEKVQVAATGLVPGRHVITCNGVPVPLVPVAGSGWGTGTPGTGGAPDTMVGGVRFRAWSPPSALHPTIGVHSPLVFDLVDRWNGLSLGGFTYHVVHPGGRSYDSYPVNAAEAESRRGSRFEAVGHTSGTVDMSGWPSYETQVRHGNGEYPSTLDLRRFSAGRRA; this comes from the coding sequence GTGACGATCCGGGTAGCCCTCCACCACCGCACGACCTACACCTTCGATGAACCGGTGACGGTTCACCCGCACGTCGTCCGGCTGCGCCCGGCGCCGCACAGTCGCACCCCGATCACCGCGTACTCGCTGACGGTCTCTCCGAGCAATCACTTCATCAACTGGCAGCAGGATCCGTTCGGCAACTACCTCGCGCGCCTCGTCTTCCCCGAGCGGGTCGACAAGCTGGAGGTCACGGTCGATCTGGTCGCCGACATGACGGTGATCAACCCGTTTGACTTCTTCGTCGAGGAATACGCCGAGCACTACCCGTTCACCTATCCCGACGATCTGCGCGCCGACCTCGACCCGTACCTGCGAGTCGTCGACGACGCCGACGAAGGCAGCGGACTCAGCGAGCAGACGCAGTCCTGGATCGACCAGGCGATCGCCGATGCGCAACCGGGCGATCAGAACCCGGGCATCGTCAACTTCCTGGTCGCGATGAATCAGGCTGTGAACCGGGCGGTTTCGTACTCCGTGCGGATGGAGCACGGAGTGCAGAGCCCGCGGGAGACCCTCGATCGCGGCATCGGGTCCTGTCGTGACAGCGCCTGGCTGCTGATCGTGGCGCTGCGCCGCGCCGGTTTGGCGGCTCGATTCGTGTCCGGTTACCTCGTCCAGCTGACCGCCGACCAGGAAGCGCTCGACGGTCCGAGCGGTCCGAAGGAGGACTTCACCGATCTGCATGCCTGGGCAGAGGTCTTCGTACCGGGTGCCGGGTGGATCGGCATGGACGCAACCAGCGGCCTCTTCGCCGGGGAGGGTCACATCCCGCTCTGCGCGACGCCGCACCCGTCCGCGGCAGCACCGATCAGCGGTGCGACGGCGCCGGTCAACGTCGAGTTCGACTTCGCGAACACCGTCACCCGGGTCTTCGAGGACCCGCGGGTCACCAAGCCCTACACCGACGACCAGTGGTCGAAGGTGCGCGCACTGGGCGAGCACGTCGATGAACTGATGCAGGCCGGCGACGTCCGGCTCACGATGGGTGGCGAGCCCACGTTCGTGTCGGCCGACGACACCTCGACTCCGCAGTGGGAGACCGCCGCCGACGGTCCGGAGAAGCGAAAGCTGGCGGTCGAGTTGGCCGACAAACTGCGAAAGCGCTACGGCAAGGGCGGGATTACGCACCACGGTCAGGGCAAGTGGTACCCGGGAGAACCGTTGCCGCGCTGGCAGATCGGTCTCATCTGGCGTACCGACGGCACGCCGATGTGGCAGGAGCAGTCACTCCTCGACGACCCGTGGGGCGACGCCGTCGTGCCCGGCGACGACCACGAGCGTGCCATGGTCGTCCGCGACTTCACCCAACACCTCGCAGCCCGGCTCGGCTTGCCCGACGAGGTCGTCCGACCTGGCTACGAAGACCCGATCACGGATTGGCACAACGAGATTCGTCAGCCGAGCGGCGACCGCCCCGGTGACGACGTCGGTGCACTCGACCCCGATCGACGCAGCAAGCTGGAATCGAAGCAGATCGCACCCGAGCTGCCCACCGGGTGGGTGCTGCCGGTCTTCCCCGCACCTGACGGTGACGGCTGGGGCACGGCTGTCTGGCAGACCCGCCGCGAGCACCTCTACCTCACGCCCGGCACCTCGCCGATGGGCCTGCGCCTGCCACTCGGTTCGATCGCCTGGGCCGAGGCACCGTACGTCCCCGATGCCTCGCCGTTCGCGGCGAGCGGCACCCTGCCCGATCCCGGATCCCTCGGAACCGAGGTCCCGAGCGCTCAGGTGCACGACATCGAGGAGGCTCCGCGCACGGCGTTGACCGTCGAGGCGCGCGAGGGCCACCTGTTCGTGTTCCTACCGCCGCTGTCCGAGCTGGACGACGCGCTGCGCATGCTCGAGGCGATCGAACAGGCCGCGAAGGCGACCGGGACGCCGGTCGTGCTGGAGGGCTACGCGCCGCCGAGCGGTGGTGGCCGCCTCACCTCGCTGACCGTGACGCCCGACCCCGGTGTCATTGAGGTCAATGTGCAACCCACCTCGTCGTGGGCCGAGCTGGAGACCCTCACGACCACGCTCTTCGACGACGCCCGGTCGGTTCGTCTGGCGACGGAGAAGTTCGACATCGACGGCACTCACACCGGCACCGGCGGCGGCAACCACATCACGCTCGGTGGTTCCACACCCGCCGAGTCGCCGCTGCTGCGTCGCCCCGACCTGCTGCGCAGTCTGATCACCTACTGGCAGCACCACCCGGCGTTGTCCTATGTCTTCTCCGGACGCTTCATCGGCCCGACCAGCCAGTCGCCACGCGTTGACGAAGGGCGTCACGAGACGCTCTACGAACTCGAGATCGCCTTTCACGAACTCGACCGCGCCACAAAGGAATCCCATGGTGAACCGCGTCCATGGATCACCGACAGGTTGCTTCGTCATTTGCTGACCGACATCACCGGCAACACCCACCGCAGCGAGTTCTGTGTCGACAAGCTCTACAGTCCCGACACCGACCGCGGCCGTCTCGGCATCCTGGAGCTGCGCGGTTTCGAGATGCCGCCGCACGCTCAGATGTCGCTGGTGCAGGCGTTGCTGGTGCGTACGCTGGTCGCGCGTTTCTGGGACCAGCCCTACTCCGGCTCGCTGATTCGGTGGGGTTCACGCCTGCACGACCGGTTCCTGCTGCCCGCGTTCGCTGCAGCCGACCTGCGGGATGTGGTCTGCGACATCAACCGGTATCTCGGGCCGGAACACCAGTTCGACCCGTCCTGGCTCGACCCGTTCCTGGAGTTCCGTTTCCCGCGGCTGGGGGAGACCGACATCGCCGGCGTCCACCTCGAACTGCGCCAGGCCGTCGAGCCGTGGCACGTCCTCGGTGAAGAGGTGACCCAGGGGGGCACCTCGCGCTACGTCGACTCCTCGGTGGAGAAGGTGCAGGTCGCGGCAACCGGCCTCGTACCCGGACGTCACGTCATCACCTGCAACGGAGTGCCGGTACCGCTGGTGCCGGTCGCTGGATCCGGTTGGGGCACAGGAACTCCCGGCACAGGCGGTGCGCCGGACACGATGGTCGGTGGGGTGCGATTCCGTGCCTGGTCGCCGCCGTCCGCGTTGCACCCGACGATCGGCGTCCACTCTCCGCTGGTGTTCGACCTGGTGGATCGTTGGAACGGTCTGTCGCTCGGTGGTTTCACCTATCACGTCGTGCATCCCGGCGGCCGGTCCTATGACTCCTACCCGGTGAACGCCGCCGAAGCAGAATCGCGCCGTGGGAGCCGCTTCGAGGCGGTCGGGCACACGTCCGGCACGGTCGACATGTCCGGCTGGCCGTCGTACGAAACCCAGGTGCGGCACGGCAATGGTGAATACCCGTCCACGCTCGACCTGCGCCGCTTCTCGGCCGGTCGGCGCGCATGA
- a CDS encoding DNA polymerase IV gives MRSRPSVLHLDLDAFFAAVEQRDKPSLRGKPVVVGGTGGRGVVATASYEARKFGARSAMPTAQARRLCPPGTAFLSPRGAAYRASSAIVMQLLHDLSPTVEQVSVDEAYVDLAHGDITDFAVDALHNRIQRLLGEITERTGGLTASVGIGTSKQIAKIGSDLDKPNGLVIVPAGHENEVLGPLPVRVLGGVGPVTGERLRSFGVETVADLQRMSVTDLVSIFGESHGRGLHEMAFARDDRPIVTEREAKSISAEETFPVDVADSTVLDRELVKLVERVTARLQEHGHFARTMTIKVRHGDFSTFTRSESTLHPTGDLATILSVARRLLVGADTAAGLRLLGFGVSGMSPHAQERMSFEQEEVEQPSPEAAVTAHDVDDGWGRNPQTWTPGADVRHAEHGAGWVWGSGLGRVTVRFEGPTTAPGPVRTFKADDPQLEHAGPPEWN, from the coding sequence GTGAGAAGCCGTCCGAGTGTGTTGCACCTCGACCTCGACGCCTTCTTCGCCGCGGTCGAGCAACGCGACAAACCCAGCCTGCGCGGCAAACCCGTGGTGGTCGGCGGGACGGGTGGACGAGGCGTCGTGGCGACCGCTTCCTACGAGGCGCGCAAGTTCGGAGCCCGGTCGGCCATGCCTACCGCTCAGGCGCGCCGACTGTGTCCGCCCGGCACGGCCTTCCTCAGCCCTCGCGGCGCCGCGTACCGAGCCTCCAGCGCGATCGTCATGCAGCTGCTGCACGACCTGTCGCCCACCGTCGAGCAGGTCTCCGTGGACGAGGCGTACGTCGACCTCGCACACGGCGATATCACCGACTTCGCGGTCGACGCGCTGCACAACCGGATTCAACGCCTGCTCGGCGAGATCACCGAGCGCACAGGGGGATTGACGGCGAGTGTCGGGATCGGCACTTCGAAGCAGATCGCGAAGATCGGGTCGGACCTGGACAAGCCGAACGGTTTGGTGATCGTCCCGGCCGGCCACGAGAACGAGGTACTCGGTCCACTACCGGTTCGAGTGCTCGGTGGCGTGGGTCCGGTGACGGGCGAGCGGCTGCGCTCGTTCGGCGTCGAGACCGTTGCCGACCTGCAACGAATGTCGGTGACTGACCTGGTGAGCATCTTCGGTGAGTCCCACGGACGAGGGTTGCACGAGATGGCCTTCGCGAGGGACGATCGCCCGATAGTCACCGAGCGTGAGGCCAAGAGCATCTCGGCCGAGGAGACCTTCCCGGTCGACGTCGCAGACAGCACCGTTCTCGATCGTGAGTTGGTGAAGCTGGTGGAGCGGGTCACCGCGCGCTTGCAGGAGCACGGACACTTCGCCCGGACGATGACGATCAAGGTGCGGCACGGCGACTTTTCCACCTTCACCCGATCGGAAAGCACGCTGCACCCGACCGGCGACCTCGCAACGATCCTGTCGGTGGCCCGCAGATTGCTCGTCGGTGCGGACACCGCAGCGGGCCTGCGGTTGCTCGGTTTCGGGGTGTCCGGCATGTCGCCGCACGCCCAGGAACGGATGTCCTTCGAGCAGGAGGAGGTCGAGCAGCCGTCCCCGGAAGCCGCGGTCACCGCGCATGATGTCGACGACGGCTGGGGCCGCAACCCGCAAACCTGGACACCGGGCGCCGACGTCCGGCACGCCGAGCACGGTGCCGGTTGGGTGTGGGGCAGCGGCCTGGGCCGAGTCACCGTTCGATTCGAGGGCCCGACCACCGCACCCGGACCGGTCCGCACCTTCAAGGCCGATGATCCACAACTGGAGCACGCCGGCCCGCCGGAGTGGAATTGA
- a CDS encoding RecQ family ATP-dependent DNA helicase — MSTELLQNAVSRVLGALAGPDATLRDGQGEALETLSQPGSRVLVVQATGWGKSAVYWIATTMMRDRGDGPTLVVSPLLSLMRDQVQAAERAGLVAATLNSSNIDDWSRIEADLAADRLDVLLVSPERLANPGFGARVLDALTGRLGMVVVDEAHAVSDWGHDFRPDYRRVVDVLGRLNPQTPVLATTATANARVVEDVAAQLGSDTLVLRGPLARSSLTLAVAAQMDPLARFAWVADHLPTLPGSGIIYTLTAADAQRLAEVLRTKYSGDPSLQVAAYTGQLDGAERERLEDALRRNELKALVATSALGMGYDKPDLGFVVHVGAPPSPVSYYQQVGRAGRAIDHALVTLLPSASDEAVWEYFATATIPKPKEVERILELLGQTVSPLSVVALEAESGVRRTRVELLLKQLAVDDIVVRTTDGWSSTGKDWSYDQKHYDSVLATRRREAEIMRRYVRGQGCLMQLLQESLDDPSAAPCGRCSVCIGGLPKGLAAEANSETMRGVRRVLRTERHVLEPRKMWPGGAYGTRGKIPVAQAADPGRVLVHADAPEWADSLAGCLQTGAAADPELLEHAVHTLSDWSKQWADRPTCMIAVAPGGMPELAGSVAEHLANAGRLPHAVWATDRVPTDLPSADEAAVLRDRLGAGPDANVDGHTVLLVIDRTSSGWAATVAAAALRERGAARVLPLVIHRSLG; from the coding sequence ATGTCGACCGAACTTCTGCAGAACGCCGTCAGTCGGGTGCTGGGTGCCCTCGCCGGTCCCGACGCCACCTTGCGCGACGGACAGGGTGAGGCACTCGAGACGCTCTCGCAGCCCGGGTCCCGCGTGCTGGTCGTCCAGGCGACCGGGTGGGGCAAGTCGGCGGTCTACTGGATCGCCACGACGATGATGCGCGACCGCGGTGACGGACCGACGCTGGTCGTCTCGCCGCTGCTGTCGTTGATGCGCGACCAGGTGCAGGCGGCCGAACGAGCGGGCCTGGTCGCGGCGACCTTGAACTCCTCGAATATCGACGACTGGTCCCGGATCGAGGCCGACCTTGCGGCCGATCGTCTCGACGTTCTGCTGGTGTCACCGGAGCGTCTGGCCAACCCGGGGTTCGGTGCACGAGTGCTCGATGCGTTGACCGGACGCCTCGGCATGGTGGTCGTCGACGAAGCACACGCGGTCAGCGACTGGGGCCACGATTTCCGTCCGGATTACCGACGTGTGGTCGACGTGCTCGGACGCCTGAACCCGCAGACACCCGTCCTGGCCACGACCGCCACCGCCAATGCGCGCGTGGTGGAAGACGTTGCGGCACAACTGGGTTCGGACACCCTGGTGCTTCGTGGACCACTCGCCCGATCCAGTCTGACACTCGCGGTTGCAGCCCAGATGGATCCGCTCGCCCGCTTCGCGTGGGTGGCCGATCACCTGCCGACGCTGCCCGGTTCGGGCATCATCTACACGCTGACCGCGGCCGATGCTCAACGTCTGGCCGAGGTGCTGCGCACCAAGTACTCAGGCGATCCGTCCCTGCAGGTCGCCGCCTACACCGGGCAACTCGACGGCGCCGAACGCGAGCGACTCGAAGACGCGCTGCGGCGTAACGAACTCAAGGCGTTGGTTGCGACGTCCGCCCTCGGCATGGGATACGACAAGCCGGACCTGGGGTTTGTGGTGCACGTCGGGGCTCCGCCGTCACCGGTGTCCTACTACCAACAGGTCGGACGTGCCGGCCGCGCGATCGACCATGCTCTGGTCACCTTGCTTCCGTCTGCTTCGGACGAGGCTGTCTGGGAGTACTTCGCCACGGCCACCATTCCCAAGCCGAAGGAGGTCGAGCGGATCCTCGAACTCCTGGGTCAGACAGTGTCGCCGCTGTCCGTTGTGGCGCTCGAGGCCGAGTCCGGAGTGCGGCGCACGCGGGTCGAACTACTGTTGAAGCAGTTGGCTGTTGACGACATCGTGGTCCGCACCACCGACGGGTGGTCGTCCACCGGCAAGGACTGGAGTTACGACCAGAAGCACTACGACTCGGTGTTGGCGACGCGTCGCCGTGAAGCGGAGATCATGCGTCGCTACGTACGTGGCCAAGGCTGCCTCATGCAGTTGCTCCAGGAGTCCTTGGACGACCCGTCCGCTGCACCGTGCGGTCGCTGCTCGGTCTGTATCGGCGGCTTACCGAAAGGTCTTGCCGCAGAGGCGAATTCGGAGACGATGCGCGGTGTGCGACGGGTGCTGCGCACCGAGCGCCACGTGCTGGAACCACGCAAGATGTGGCCCGGGGGAGCGTATGGCACCCGCGGCAAGATCCCGGTCGCCCAGGCGGCTGATCCCGGACGGGTACTCGTCCATGCCGACGCGCCGGAGTGGGCCGACTCGCTCGCCGGTTGCCTGCAGACGGGAGCGGCAGCCGATCCTGAACTGCTCGAACACGCGGTGCACACTCTCTCCGACTGGAGCAAGCAGTGGGCGGACCGGCCGACCTGCATGATTGCCGTGGCTCCGGGCGGCATGCCGGAGCTGGCGGGTTCGGTCGCCGAGCACCTGGCGAACGCCGGCCGGCTCCCGCACGCGGTCTGGGCGACCGATCGCGTCCCGACGGATCTGCCGAGCGCCGACGAGGCCGCCGTCCTTCGTGATCGCCTCGGCGCCGGCCCGGACGCGAACGTCGACGGCCATACGGTTCTGCTGGTGATCGACCGGACGTCGTCCGGCTGGGCGGCCACGGTGGCTGCCGCTGCGCTGCGCGAGCGAGGAGCGGCCCGCGTCCTGCCGCTGGTGATCCATCGCAGCCTCGGCTGA
- a CDS encoding lysophospholipid acyltransferase family protein has protein sequence MEPVYTPVVHFARGLFAAQGLRFQRTGQEAIPQTGGGVVAINHIGYLDFALAGYAFKDVGRLVRFMAKKEVFDMKGVGSLMRGMKHIPVDRSAGAGAYREAVAALQRGELIGVFPEATISRSFELKEFKTGAVRMAQEAGVPIIPTIVWGSQRIWTKDHPKKLGRTGVPIIVTVGRPIEAPADADPAQLTEQLKAEMKQMLDRAKAQYPPMTGDDLAFLPKALGGTAPTVDEAAEMEEQERQRRAARKAEKAAKAAKKKGSAQP, from the coding sequence ATGGAGCCGGTCTACACACCCGTCGTTCACTTCGCCCGCGGGTTGTTCGCCGCGCAGGGGCTGCGCTTCCAGCGCACCGGCCAGGAGGCCATTCCGCAGACCGGTGGCGGTGTCGTCGCGATCAACCACATCGGATACCTCGACTTCGCCCTCGCGGGGTACGCCTTCAAGGACGTCGGACGTCTGGTGCGCTTCATGGCGAAGAAGGAAGTGTTCGACATGAAGGGCGTCGGCTCGCTGATGCGAGGGATGAAGCACATCCCGGTCGACCGATCGGCGGGCGCCGGTGCGTACCGCGAAGCGGTCGCGGCTCTGCAGCGCGGCGAACTGATCGGCGTGTTCCCGGAGGCCACCATCTCGCGCTCCTTCGAACTCAAGGAGTTCAAGACCGGCGCGGTGCGGATGGCTCAGGAAGCCGGCGTCCCGATCATCCCCACGATCGTCTGGGGCTCGCAGCGGATCTGGACCAAGGACCACCCGAAGAAGCTGGGCCGCACCGGTGTTCCGATCATCGTGACCGTCGGCCGCCCGATCGAAGCGCCTGCCGACGCCGACCCGGCGCAGCTGACCGAACAGCTGAAGGCCGAGATGAAGCAGATGCTCGACAGGGCCAAGGCGCAGTACCCGCCGATGACCGGTGACGACCTCGCTTTCCTTCCGAAGGCGCTCGGCGGCACGGCTCCCACGGTGGACGAGGCGGCCGAGATGGAGGAGCAGGAACGTCAGCGGCGTGCGGCACGCAAGGCGGAGAAGGCGGCGAAGGCCGCCAAGAAGAAGGGTTCTGCACAGCCTTAG
- a CDS encoding HipA family kinase produces the protein MLPIVNALRYVVPLREGGSLPGVMEADDEGTWVVKYRGAGQGVKVLVAEIIVAGLARALGIRVPDLKLVDMPEQIAKYEADEEVQDLLTASAGLNLGMDFLPGAFNYDGSTPPPPDEASAILWLDACVANIDRTPHNPNLLRWGKNLWAIDHGAALYFHHSWPSRAPDPARFAAARFDDSSHIMREFADDVSAVHERATAILSRELIARVLDDVPDEWLESTVDLPGPEAVRAMYVEHLVERLARPDAWMPRNA, from the coding sequence GTGCTGCCCATCGTCAACGCCCTGCGCTACGTGGTCCCGCTGCGCGAGGGTGGTTCGCTGCCCGGTGTGATGGAGGCGGACGACGAGGGCACCTGGGTGGTCAAGTACCGCGGCGCCGGTCAGGGTGTGAAGGTGCTCGTGGCTGAGATCATCGTCGCCGGCCTCGCTCGCGCCCTCGGCATCCGCGTCCCCGATCTGAAGCTCGTCGACATGCCAGAGCAGATCGCGAAGTACGAGGCCGACGAAGAGGTGCAGGACCTTCTCACCGCGTCCGCCGGCTTGAACCTCGGGATGGACTTCCTACCCGGCGCGTTCAACTACGACGGCTCGACTCCCCCGCCGCCGGACGAAGCCTCGGCAATTCTCTGGCTCGACGCCTGTGTCGCCAACATCGACCGCACCCCGCACAACCCGAATCTGTTGCGTTGGGGCAAGAACCTGTGGGCGATCGATCACGGCGCCGCCCTCTACTTTCATCACTCCTGGCCCTCGAGGGCACCCGACCCTGCGCGGTTCGCCGCCGCACGCTTCGACGACTCCTCGCACATCATGCGCGAGTTCGCAGATGACGTCAGTGCCGTCCATGAACGCGCCACCGCGATCCTCAGCCGGGAGCTCATCGCTCGCGTCCTCGACGACGTGCCGGACGAGTGGCTGGAGTCGACGGTCGATCTGCCGGGCCCGGAAGCGGTCCGCGCGATGTACGTGGAGCACCTCGTCGAACGCCTCGCTCGTCCGGACGCGTGGATGCCGAGGAACGCATGA